One genomic region from Streptomyces sp. NBC_00457 encodes:
- a CDS encoding carbohydrate ABC transporter permease: protein MTTDSIPVQTADARPGVAKKARKDTPSGGRRRQLFRHPGAGRQHHAGPVAYILLGIAALFSLFPLYWTMVAASTDNTRVTQTPPPFLPGPNLLENLGKAWQDAALGKAMLNSLIVAGVIALSTVLFATLAGFAFAKLRFKGRNILLMLVIGTMMVPPQLGVVPLFMMMTELGWGQKLPAVIFPTLVSAVGVFFMRQYLSEALPDELVEAGRVDGAHSLRIFWSIVLPIARPPMAVLFMITFVHAWNDFFWPFIVLDMTNPTVPVALTQLSAGYVRDQSLIMAGALLGTLPLLALFIVFGRQIVGGIMQGAVKG from the coding sequence ATGACCACAGACAGCATCCCGGTCCAGACGGCGGACGCGCGCCCCGGGGTCGCGAAGAAGGCCCGTAAGGACACCCCGTCCGGCGGACGGCGCCGCCAACTGTTCCGGCACCCGGGTGCCGGACGTCAGCACCACGCGGGTCCCGTCGCCTACATCCTGCTGGGGATCGCGGCCCTGTTCTCACTGTTCCCGCTCTACTGGACGATGGTGGCGGCGTCGACCGACAACACGCGCGTCACCCAGACGCCTCCGCCGTTCCTGCCAGGCCCCAACCTCCTGGAGAACCTCGGCAAGGCCTGGCAGGACGCCGCGCTGGGCAAGGCCATGCTCAACAGCCTGATCGTGGCCGGCGTGATCGCCCTGTCCACGGTGCTGTTCGCCACCCTCGCCGGCTTCGCGTTCGCCAAACTCCGCTTCAAGGGCCGCAACATCCTGCTGATGCTCGTGATCGGCACGATGATGGTGCCGCCTCAACTCGGCGTCGTACCGCTGTTCATGATGATGACGGAACTGGGCTGGGGCCAGAAGCTGCCCGCCGTCATCTTCCCTACGCTCGTCAGCGCCGTCGGCGTGTTCTTCATGCGGCAGTACCTGTCCGAGGCGCTGCCTGACGAACTTGTCGAGGCCGGGCGGGTGGACGGTGCGCACTCCCTGCGCATCTTCTGGAGCATCGTGCTGCCGATCGCCCGGCCTCCCATGGCCGTGCTGTTCATGATCACGTTCGTGCACGCGTGGAACGACTTCTTCTGGCCGTTCATCGTGCTCGACATGACCAATCCGACGGTGCCCGTCGCCCTCACTCAGCTCAGCGCGGGATACGTGCGCGACCAGTCGCTGATCATGGCGGGCGCGCTGCTCGGCACGCTGCCCCTGCTCGCCCTGTTCATCGTCTTCGGCCGTCAGATCGTCGGCGGAATCATGCAGGGAGCGGTCAAGGGATGA
- a CDS encoding GH1 family beta-glucosidase, which translates to MTTATRRVAPAPENTTAIRFPQGFTWGTATAAYQIEGAASVDGRTPSIWDTYSRTPGRVRNGDTGDVATDHYHRWREDVAIMADLGVSAYRFSLSWPRVQPTGRGPAVEKGLDFYRALTDALLEKGIEPVVTLYHWDLPQELEDAGGWPVRATADRFADYATLAARALGDRVKTWTTLNEPWCSAFLGYGSGVHAPGRTDPVAALRAAHHLNLAHGKAVQALRAELPARAQASITLNIHHVRTLTEAAEDLDAARRIDALANRVFTGPLLEGQYPQDLIEDTESLTDWSFVRDGDTATIHQPLDFLGVNYYTPTLVSAATGEASHGSDGHGMSEHSPWPGADNVAFHRPPGSTTAMGWAVDPSGLYDLLTRLKTDFPAMPLVITENGAAFDDYVNPEGEVADPERIAYLHCHLSAVHRAIVAGVDVRGYFLWSLLDNFEWGYGYSKRFGAVYVDYPTGKRIPKASARWYADVARTGTLPEERGGK; encoded by the coding sequence GTGACCACCGCAACCCGACGCGTCGCGCCCGCCCCGGAGAACACCACCGCCATCAGGTTCCCGCAGGGATTCACCTGGGGCACGGCGACTGCCGCCTACCAGATCGAGGGTGCCGCCTCCGTGGACGGACGCACCCCTTCGATCTGGGACACCTACTCGCGCACGCCCGGCAGGGTGCGCAACGGCGACACCGGTGACGTCGCCACCGACCACTACCACCGCTGGCGCGAGGACGTCGCGATCATGGCCGACCTCGGCGTGAGCGCCTACCGGTTCTCCCTGTCGTGGCCGCGCGTGCAGCCGACGGGCCGCGGCCCGGCCGTCGAAAAGGGTCTCGACTTCTACCGTGCCCTGACCGACGCACTGCTGGAAAAGGGCATCGAGCCGGTCGTCACGCTGTACCACTGGGACCTGCCGCAGGAGCTGGAGGACGCCGGCGGCTGGCCGGTGCGCGCCACCGCCGACCGGTTCGCCGACTACGCGACGCTGGCAGCCCGTGCGCTGGGGGACCGGGTGAAGACCTGGACCACCCTCAACGAGCCCTGGTGCAGCGCCTTCCTCGGATACGGCTCGGGCGTCCACGCGCCCGGACGCACCGACCCGGTCGCGGCCCTGCGCGCGGCGCACCACCTCAACCTCGCCCACGGCAAGGCCGTTCAGGCACTGCGCGCCGAACTGCCCGCCCGCGCACAGGCGTCCATCACCCTCAACATCCACCACGTCCGCACCCTGACCGAGGCCGCCGAGGACCTCGACGCGGCCCGGCGGATCGACGCACTGGCCAACCGCGTCTTCACCGGCCCTCTGCTGGAAGGCCAGTACCCGCAGGATCTCATCGAGGACACGGAGAGCCTGACCGACTGGTCCTTCGTACGGGACGGTGACACCGCCACGATCCACCAGCCGCTGGACTTCCTGGGCGTCAACTACTACACACCCACGCTCGTCTCCGCCGCCACCGGCGAGGCCAGTCACGGTTCCGACGGCCACGGGATGAGCGAGCACAGCCCCTGGCCTGGTGCCGACAACGTCGCCTTCCACCGGCCTCCGGGCAGCACCACCGCGATGGGCTGGGCGGTCGACCCCAGCGGGCTGTACGACCTGCTGACGCGGCTCAAGACGGACTTCCCCGCGATGCCTCTGGTGATCACCGAGAACGGGGCCGCGTTCGACGACTACGTGAACCCGGAGGGCGAGGTGGCCGACCCCGAACGCATCGCCTACCTCCACTGCCATCTGTCGGCCGTGCACCGGGCGATCGTGGCCGGCGTCGACGTCCGGGGCTACTTCCTGTGGTCCCTGCTGGACAACTTCGAGTGGGGCTACGGCTACAGCAAGCGCTTCGGTGCCGTCTACGTCGACTACCCGACCGGCAAGCGCATCCCCAAGGCCAGCGCGCGGTGGTACGCCGACGTGGCCCGCACGGGCACCCTGCCGGAGGAGCGCGGCGGGAAGTGA
- a CDS encoding aldo/keto reductase: MEERVFGRSGQQASVVGLGTWQLGADWGDVDDREALAVLEAAAETGVTFFDTADVYGDGRSEQTIATFLRGRPDPQILVATKMGRRVDQIPENYVLDNFRAWNDRSRRNLGVDRLDLVQLHCPPTPVYSTDEVFDALETLVAEERIAAYGVSVETCAEALTAIARPNVASVQIILNPFRMKPLAEVLPAAREAGVGIIARVPLASGLLSGKYTKDTVFAENDHRTFNRHGDAFDQGETFSGVDFETGVEAAAEFSALAPEGYTPAQLALRWIIQQPGVTSVIPGARSPEQARANAAAAELPELSAETLTAIRELYDRRIKDQVESRW, translated from the coding sequence ATGGAAGAGCGCGTATTCGGTAGGTCGGGTCAGCAGGCATCCGTCGTAGGTCTCGGCACATGGCAGCTGGGTGCGGACTGGGGAGACGTCGACGACAGGGAAGCCCTGGCGGTGCTGGAGGCGGCGGCCGAGACGGGGGTGACGTTCTTCGACACCGCCGACGTGTACGGCGACGGCCGCAGCGAGCAGACCATCGCCACGTTCCTGCGCGGACGCCCCGATCCGCAGATCCTGGTCGCGACAAAGATGGGCCGCCGTGTCGACCAGATCCCGGAGAACTACGTCCTGGACAACTTCCGCGCCTGGAACGACCGCTCCCGCCGCAACCTCGGCGTCGACCGCCTCGACCTGGTGCAGCTGCACTGCCCGCCGACGCCCGTCTACTCCACCGACGAGGTCTTCGACGCCCTGGAGACTCTGGTCGCCGAGGAGCGGATCGCCGCCTACGGAGTGAGCGTGGAGACCTGCGCCGAGGCGCTGACCGCCATCGCCCGCCCGAACGTGGCGAGCGTGCAGATCATCCTCAACCCGTTCCGTATGAAGCCGCTGGCCGAGGTGCTGCCGGCGGCGCGGGAGGCCGGCGTCGGCATCATCGCCCGGGTTCCGCTGGCCTCGGGGCTGCTCTCCGGCAAGTACACCAAGGACACCGTCTTCGCCGAGAACGACCACCGCACCTTCAACCGGCACGGAGACGCCTTCGACCAGGGCGAGACGTTCTCCGGCGTCGACTTCGAGACGGGTGTGGAGGCCGCAGCCGAGTTCTCCGCGCTGGCCCCGGAGGGGTACACGCCGGCCCAGCTGGCGCTGCGCTGGATCATCCAGCAACCCGGCGTGACCAGCGTCATCCCCGGCGCCCGCTCGCCCGAACAGGCCCGCGCCAACGCGGCAGCCGCCGAGCTGCCGGAGCTGTCCGCCGAGACGCTCACCGCGATCCGGGAGCTCTACGACCGCCGGATCAAGGACCAGGTGGAGAGCCGCTGGTAG